The proteins below come from a single Roseiflexus sp. RS-1 genomic window:
- a CDS encoding leucyl aminopeptidase: MRVTVTAGDPLTAEADLLVLGLWEEEPPAPPVADLIEPGDWSGKAKQTLLIYPRGVIPARRVLLIGLGKRSSPDIDLLREVAAIATQRARDVKVERFACALPVVPEHTSETVAAALTEGSLLGNYRFLEYKTDIKPEERRDIDELTLITLPDAAEEAMRGVARGGAIARGVNLARDLANLPPNVLTPAQLAERARELAIAFDLPVTILGPAEMREQGFGGILAVGQGSANEPRFIVIEYGAHDTDAPTICLVGKGMTFDSGGISIKPAENMDAMKMDMSGAAAVLGALHAIAELRLPLHVVALIGAAENMPGASAYRPGDILKTLSGKTIEVLNTDAEGRIVLADALTYAQRYNPAAIIDLATLTGAIGVALGPHAIGLFANDDTLAQRLLRAGEAAGERAWQLPLWQPYREMVKSEIADVRNAAGRQGGAITAAAFLNAFVGDYPWAHLDIASTAWTDSKPKAYQPKGATGVGVRLLVQALRNWTE; encoded by the coding sequence ATGCGCGTGACAGTCACTGCTGGCGATCCATTGACTGCTGAAGCCGACCTGCTTGTGCTTGGCTTGTGGGAAGAAGAACCGCCTGCGCCGCCTGTGGCAGACCTTATCGAACCGGGCGACTGGTCGGGGAAAGCAAAACAGACCCTGCTCATCTATCCGCGCGGCGTCATACCGGCGCGGCGGGTGCTGCTCATCGGTCTTGGTAAGCGTTCCTCGCCCGATATCGACCTTCTGCGCGAGGTTGCTGCAATTGCGACCCAGCGCGCGCGCGATGTGAAGGTTGAGCGGTTCGCATGTGCACTGCCCGTTGTACCAGAGCATACCTCTGAAACGGTTGCCGCCGCGCTGACCGAGGGCAGTCTGCTCGGCAACTATCGCTTTCTGGAATACAAGACCGATATAAAACCGGAAGAGCGTCGTGACATCGATGAGCTGACGCTGATCACACTCCCAGACGCTGCGGAGGAAGCAATGCGCGGCGTTGCACGCGGCGGCGCCATTGCACGTGGCGTGAACCTGGCGCGCGACCTGGCGAATCTTCCACCCAATGTGCTGACGCCAGCGCAACTGGCAGAGCGCGCGCGCGAACTTGCCATTGCGTTCGATCTGCCTGTCACCATTCTTGGTCCGGCAGAAATGCGCGAACAGGGTTTTGGCGGCATCCTCGCCGTCGGTCAGGGTTCAGCGAATGAACCGCGCTTCATTGTGATTGAGTATGGCGCGCACGATACCGATGCGCCCACAATCTGCCTGGTGGGAAAAGGGATGACGTTCGATTCGGGCGGGATTTCGATCAAGCCTGCCGAGAATATGGACGCCATGAAGATGGATATGAGCGGCGCGGCTGCGGTGCTCGGCGCGCTGCACGCCATCGCCGAATTGCGGCTGCCGTTGCACGTTGTGGCGCTGATCGGCGCAGCGGAAAATATGCCCGGCGCGTCGGCGTACCGCCCTGGCGACATCCTGAAGACTCTCAGCGGTAAGACCATCGAGGTGCTGAATACTGATGCCGAAGGGCGGATCGTGCTGGCGGACGCCCTGACCTATGCGCAACGCTACAACCCGGCGGCGATCATCGATCTGGCAACTCTGACCGGCGCTATCGGCGTGGCGCTTGGACCGCACGCGATCGGGCTGTTTGCAAACGACGACACCCTGGCGCAGCGCCTGTTGCGCGCCGGTGAGGCAGCCGGGGAACGCGCCTGGCAACTGCCGTTGTGGCAACCCTACCGGGAGATGGTGAAGAGCGAGATCGCCGATGTGCGCAATGCTGCCGGGCGCCAGGGCGGCGCGATTACAGCTGCCGCCTTCCTCAACGCCTTCGTCGGTGACTATCCATGGGCGCATCTCGATATTGCCAGCACTGCCTGGACCGACTCGAAACCCAAGGCGTATCAACCGAAGGGCGCTACCGGCGTCGGCGTGCGCCTGTTAGTTCAGGCGCTGCGCAATTGGACGGAGTGA
- a CDS encoding HD-GYP domain-containing protein translates to MAAKILIADDNQAMREAIIRFVEAEGYTALAARNGREALALALEKQPDLVLLDVTMPDIDGFEVCRRLKNDPRTALIPITMLTVLDSPDHRRYGIEAGADDFLTKPFDERLLRARIQSQLRTKRLTDQLERTESVIVALALAVEAKDMYTEGHLWRLAHYGEQLAIAAGLSAEASRAVWQGGLLHDIGKIGVADGILQKPAPLTPEEYAQVKQHPEYGARIIAPLRFARDVAPIVRGHHEHWDGSGYPYGLRGEEIPVGARIIAIVDAYDAMTTDRPYRRALTPERAVQRLRARSGVQWDPELTALFISLIEHKRLLAPGDVSIAHYASVA, encoded by the coding sequence GTGGCGGCAAAAATCCTGATAGCAGATGATAATCAGGCAATGCGTGAAGCAATTATTCGCTTTGTCGAAGCCGAGGGATACACCGCGCTGGCAGCGCGCAATGGGCGTGAGGCATTAGCCCTGGCGCTGGAGAAACAGCCGGACCTGGTGCTGCTCGATGTAACCATGCCGGACATTGATGGCTTCGAGGTTTGCCGCCGGTTGAAAAACGATCCGCGCACGGCGTTGATCCCGATCACCATGCTGACCGTCCTCGATTCTCCGGATCATCGCCGGTACGGCATTGAAGCCGGCGCCGACGACTTTCTGACCAAACCGTTCGATGAGCGCCTGCTCCGCGCCCGCATTCAGTCGCAACTCCGCACCAAACGCCTGACCGACCAACTCGAGCGGACTGAGAGCGTCATTGTTGCGCTGGCGCTGGCAGTTGAGGCAAAAGATATGTACACCGAGGGGCACCTGTGGCGCCTGGCGCACTATGGCGAACAACTCGCCATCGCCGCCGGTCTGAGCGCCGAAGCCAGCCGCGCGGTATGGCAGGGCGGGTTGTTGCACGACATCGGCAAAATCGGTGTGGCGGACGGCATTTTGCAAAAGCCGGCGCCGTTGACGCCGGAGGAGTATGCGCAGGTCAAGCAACATCCTGAGTACGGTGCGCGCATTATTGCACCCCTGCGCTTCGCGCGCGATGTCGCGCCGATTGTGCGCGGGCACCACGAACACTGGGACGGCAGCGGCTATCCGTATGGCTTGCGCGGCGAGGAGATCCCGGTTGGCGCGCGCATCATCGCCATTGTTGACGCCTACGACGCAATGACCACCGATCGCCCGTACCGTCGCGCATTGACTCCCGAACGGGCTGTGCAGCGCCTCCGCGCGCGGAGCGGCGTTCAGTGGGATCCGGAGTTGACCGCACTGTTCATCTCACTGATCGAACACAAACGATTACTTGCGCCAGGCGATGTCAGCATCGCACACTATGCCTCTGTAGCGTGA
- a CDS encoding DUF433 domain-containing protein, with protein sequence MQKQWIVSNPKVMMGKPVITGTRITVELILEKLAAGETIEQILEAHPHLTREAVLAALAFAKEALRADVVYPLVETPA encoded by the coding sequence ATGCAAAAGCAATGGATCGTATCAAATCCGAAGGTGATGATGGGTAAACCTGTCATCACAGGAACACGCATTACCGTTGAACTCATCCTGGAGAAACTGGCAGCAGGCGAAACGATCGAGCAGATTCTTGAGGCGCATCCACACCTGACTCGTGAGGCCGTCCTGGCGGCATTGGCCTTTGCCAAAGAGGCTCTACGTGCTGATGTTGTGTACCCCTTGGTTGAGACGCCGGCATGA
- a CDS encoding heavy-metal-associated domain-containing protein, translated as MISDLFHVPGISCQHCVNAITKAVSALPGVQQVVVNLSDKSVRVDHDQRVAVDDLIRAINDAGYDEVAVLV; from the coding sequence ATGATCAGCGATCTCTTTCACGTGCCCGGCATATCCTGCCAGCATTGCGTCAACGCCATTACGAAAGCGGTCAGCGCGCTGCCGGGAGTTCAGCAGGTGGTCGTTAATCTGAGCGACAAAAGCGTGCGCGTTGATCACGACCAGCGGGTCGCGGTTGATGACCTGATCCGCGCGATCAACGACGCCGGTTACGATGAAGTGGCTGTCCTCGTGTGA
- a CDS encoding YhfC family intramembrane metalloprotease yields MAPSFQISAGRVAATVAAILFETLFPLAVAWFVGRRLRVSWRYFAYGAVIFLIFQLITRVPLVMALQGVVTPHVQASRTVMFGWLVALALTAGLAEEIGRYIGYRWLFREEKTWSRAVMYGLGHGGFESIVLVGGLTLLGLINLLALSSVDLATLPLTDEQREMARQQLAAVAAQPDWLPLAGAWERLWTLPVHVALSVMVLQVFRRGQMWWLWLAIAMHTLVNLIAVGIAPALALQGTAAILIPEVIVMLAGLAGLWVIWRMHEGHVQR; encoded by the coding sequence ATGGCGCCTTCTTTCCAGATAAGCGCAGGACGGGTTGCCGCTACAGTCGCCGCAATCCTGTTTGAGACGCTCTTTCCGCTCGCAGTAGCATGGTTCGTCGGGCGCAGGCTGCGGGTTTCCTGGCGCTACTTCGCTTACGGCGCCGTGATCTTTCTGATCTTCCAGTTGATTACCCGTGTTCCGCTGGTGATGGCGCTTCAGGGGGTGGTGACGCCCCATGTGCAGGCGTCGCGCACAGTGATGTTCGGCTGGCTGGTCGCGCTGGCGCTGACCGCCGGGCTTGCGGAGGAGATCGGGCGTTACATCGGGTATCGCTGGCTGTTTCGTGAAGAAAAAACCTGGTCGCGCGCCGTTATGTACGGGCTGGGGCACGGTGGTTTTGAGTCAATCGTGCTGGTCGGCGGGCTGACGCTGCTGGGGTTGATCAATCTGCTGGCGTTGAGCAGTGTTGATCTGGCGACGCTGCCGTTGACCGATGAGCAGCGGGAAATGGCGCGGCAGCAACTGGCGGCGGTCGCCGCCCAACCCGACTGGCTGCCGCTGGCAGGGGCGTGGGAGCGTCTCTGGACGCTGCCGGTCCACGTGGCGCTCTCAGTGATGGTGTTGCAGGTCTTTCGGCGCGGGCAGATGTGGTGGCTCTGGCTTGCAATTGCGATGCATACGCTGGTGAACCTGATCGCCGTGGGCATAGCGCCAGCACTTGCGTTGCAGGGAACGGCTGCGATCCTGATCCCGGAAGTCATTGTGATGCTCGCAGGACTTGCGGGGTTGTGGGTGATCTGGCGGATGCACGAAGGACATGTTCAGCGTTGA
- a CDS encoding DUF5656 family protein, whose translation MNPPPRYDRIVSLVLLVLLGLAVVFLIDINPNILRARFGGDFPSITVSWLLIASLVVISSTGADVFIRLHPHMQTRSLPTVNLGFVQIELAPAFWILPSFAIIASFAFFRLFSASLETLAFVLALIAAGGFLFGSLVAQHYSLDRRASVRQGARLALQAMTLLLAFGVFSAIYYARMRTLYSAALIGASAALLAYALLSQTPTRNLFTLSLLVGLTLAEATWALNYWAASFLIGGALLLALFYVVTGILQSYLEGTLTRRVIWEYGAVGGALVLASVYVTFR comes from the coding sequence ATGAATCCTCCTCCTCGCTATGATCGGATCGTATCGCTGGTGCTGCTGGTGCTCCTCGGGCTGGCGGTCGTCTTCCTGATCGACATCAACCCGAATATTTTGCGCGCCCGCTTCGGCGGCGACTTTCCGAGCATTACCGTTTCGTGGCTGCTGATCGCATCGCTGGTGGTGATCAGCAGCACCGGAGCGGACGTGTTTATCCGCCTTCACCCTCATATGCAGACACGATCACTGCCCACGGTGAATCTCGGATTCGTGCAGATCGAACTCGCGCCAGCATTCTGGATTCTGCCCTCGTTTGCGATCATTGCCTCGTTTGCGTTCTTCCGCCTGTTCAGCGCCAGCCTCGAAACGCTGGCATTCGTGCTGGCGCTGATCGCAGCTGGCGGATTTCTGTTTGGTTCGCTCGTCGCCCAGCACTATTCGCTCGACCGCCGCGCCTCCGTGCGCCAGGGAGCGCGCCTGGCGCTTCAGGCGATGACGCTGCTGCTGGCGTTTGGGGTGTTTAGCGCCATATATTACGCTCGTATGCGCACGCTCTATTCGGCAGCGCTGATCGGCGCCAGCGCCGCACTGCTGGCGTATGCGCTGCTCTCCCAGACGCCGACGCGCAATCTGTTCACGCTATCGTTGCTGGTCGGATTAACCCTGGCAGAGGCGACCTGGGCGCTCAACTATTGGGCGGCGTCGTTTTTGATCGGCGGTGCGTTGCTGCTGGCGCTGTTCTATGTGGTTACCGGCATCCTCCAGAGTTATCTGGAAGGAACGTTGACCAGACGGGTGATCTGGGAGTATGGCGCAGTTGGCGGCGCTCTGGTGCTGGCAAGCGTTTATGTGACCTTCCGTTGA
- a CDS encoding 6-carboxytetrahydropterin synthase, translating into MVYATRRFEFSAAHRYWRPDWSAEENERVFGPCAYPYGHGHNYTLDVTITGELDPRTGMVMNMTELKSLVSEVLNEFDHKHLNEDTPYFRDQLPTTENIVRVLWRLIAARLPVAARLVRLRLYETGDLWAEYDGADETTFARVYTFSAAHRLHSPLLSDEENLAIYGKCNNPNGHGHTYTLEVSVAGPVDPDTGMVIDLATMDRTVRSVLDRIDYRHLDREIAAFATKPSTAENIVIYLWDELAPRFEGRLRHLTLWETRKNVFEYAGPDARHHG; encoded by the coding sequence ATGGTATACGCAACCCGTCGATTCGAGTTTTCTGCTGCGCATCGCTACTGGCGCCCCGACTGGAGCGCCGAGGAGAACGAGCGCGTCTTCGGACCATGCGCCTATCCGTATGGTCATGGGCACAACTACACGCTTGACGTCACCATTACCGGCGAACTCGACCCGCGCACCGGCATGGTGATGAACATGACCGAACTCAAATCACTGGTGTCGGAGGTGCTGAATGAATTCGACCATAAGCATCTGAACGAAGATACGCCCTACTTCCGCGACCAACTTCCAACGACCGAGAACATTGTGCGGGTGCTGTGGCGGTTGATCGCGGCTCGTTTGCCGGTTGCGGCGCGCCTGGTGCGTCTGCGCCTGTATGAGACCGGTGACCTGTGGGCTGAATACGACGGCGCCGATGAGACGACCTTTGCGCGGGTCTACACATTCTCGGCAGCGCATCGATTGCACTCGCCGCTCCTCTCCGATGAAGAGAATCTGGCGATCTACGGCAAGTGCAACAATCCGAACGGGCACGGTCATACGTATACGCTTGAGGTGAGCGTCGCCGGTCCGGTCGATCCCGATACGGGCATGGTGATCGACCTGGCAACGATGGATCGCACCGTGCGCAGTGTTCTCGACCGGATCGACTACCGGCATCTTGACCGCGAAATTGCCGCATTCGCCACGAAACCCTCCACGGCGGAGAATATCGTGATCTACCTGTGGGATGAACTTGCGCCGCGCTTTGAAGGGCGGTTGCGCCATCTCACGTTGTGGGAAACGCGCAAGAATGTGTTCGAGTACGCCGGTCCTGACGCCCGCCATCATGGATGA
- a CDS encoding DUF5615 family PIN-like protein, with amino-acid sequence MNFVADESVDRLIVERLRREGYQVSYVAELEPGMLDEAVLNLANQETALLLTADKDFGEMVIRQRLHMHGVALRRLAGLTPARKAEIVALAIKEHLIELPRSFAVIMPGIFRIRRVSAM; translated from the coding sequence ATGAACTTTGTAGCTGACGAGAGCGTTGACCGTCTTATTGTCGAACGTTTGCGGCGAGAGGGGTATCAGGTTTCGTATGTGGCTGAACTGGAGCCAGGGATGCTCGATGAGGCTGTCTTGAACCTGGCGAATCAGGAGACAGCGCTGTTGCTGACAGCAGACAAGGACTTTGGGGAGATGGTGATTCGTCAGCGTCTCCACATGCATGGAGTGGCGCTGCGTCGTCTGGCAGGCTTGACTCCCGCTCGCAAAGCGGAGATTGTGGCTCTGGCAATTAAGGAGCATTTGATAGAACTTCCACGTTCCTTTGCCGTTATCATGCCAGGGATATTTCGCATTCGTCGTGTCAGCGCAATGTGA
- a CDS encoding MalY/PatB family protein: protein MRYNFDQVFDRRRTGSIKWKFYGDDVLPMWVADMDFPPPPPILAALHARVEIGDFGYELPSPALGERICERLHRRYTWSVTPDQIVYIPSLVTGLNAVCRAIGEPGDGVLVQTPVYPPFLTAPANQGRVVQMAELEAVPNGRTFGYRVDYDRMNAAVTDRTRLFILCNPHNPTGEAYSRQELMRMAEFCERHDLIICSDEIHCDLLLGDTRHIPIATLAPDIAERTITLMAPSKTFNIPGLKASFAIVTNPALRKRLMTAMEGIVPWLNSFALAAMDVAYRDCDDWLNELLAYLTANRTVVTEFVTNQLPWVRTTVPQATYLAWFDCRNAGIAGNPYEFFRREAKVALNDGIPFGAGGEGFVRLNFGCPRSLLLEGLERMKAALERMDRN from the coding sequence ATGCGGTACAACTTCGATCAGGTCTTCGATCGCCGCCGCACCGGAAGCATCAAGTGGAAATTCTATGGCGACGACGTGCTGCCTATGTGGGTGGCGGATATGGACTTTCCGCCGCCGCCGCCGATCCTTGCAGCGCTCCACGCCCGCGTCGAGATTGGGGATTTCGGGTATGAACTACCCTCCCCCGCGCTGGGTGAACGCATCTGCGAGCGCCTGCACCGCCGCTACACCTGGAGCGTGACGCCGGATCAGATTGTGTACATCCCCAGTCTGGTCACCGGTCTCAACGCGGTCTGCCGGGCAATCGGCGAACCGGGCGACGGGGTGCTGGTGCAAACGCCAGTCTACCCGCCGTTCCTCACGGCGCCCGCGAATCAGGGGCGCGTGGTGCAGATGGCGGAACTGGAGGCAGTTCCCAACGGGCGCACGTTCGGGTATCGCGTCGACTATGATCGCATGAATGCGGCAGTGACCGACCGCACGCGCCTGTTCATTCTGTGCAACCCGCATAATCCGACCGGCGAAGCGTACAGCCGCCAGGAGTTGATGCGGATGGCAGAGTTCTGTGAGCGGCACGACCTGATCATCTGTTCCGATGAGATCCACTGCGACCTGTTGCTCGGCGATACGCGCCACATCCCGATCGCCACGCTGGCGCCCGACATTGCCGAACGGACCATCACACTGATGGCGCCGAGCAAAACATTCAACATCCCCGGCTTGAAAGCCAGTTTTGCCATTGTCACCAACCCTGCGCTGCGCAAGCGTCTGATGACGGCGATGGAGGGCATTGTTCCCTGGCTCAACTCGTTTGCGCTGGCAGCAATGGACGTCGCCTATCGCGATTGCGACGACTGGCTGAATGAACTTCTCGCCTACCTTACTGCGAATCGCACCGTCGTAACAGAGTTCGTGACGAACCAGTTGCCGTGGGTTAGAACGACGGTTCCACAGGCGACGTACCTGGCGTGGTTTGACTGTCGCAACGCTGGCATCGCGGGCAATCCGTATGAGTTTTTCCGACGTGAGGCGAAGGTGGCGCTGAACGACGGGATACCGTTCGGCGCTGGCGGCGAGGGGTTCGTGCGGCTCAACTTCGGGTGCCCGCGTTCGCTGCTGCTGGAAGGACTCGAGCGAATGAAGGCGGCGCTGGAGCGGATGGACAGGAACTGA
- the guaB gene encoding IMP dehydrogenase has protein sequence MTIDWDDKYAREGLTFDDVLLIPAESHVLPGDVDVTTQLTRSIRINIPITSAAMDTVTEHRLAIALAREGGVGFIHKNMSIEAQAEMVRKVKRSESGMITDPITMGPDKTVGDALDLMAEYRISGIPITTPDGDLIGIVTNRDLRFETDRSRPIRDLMTTRNLITVPEGTTLEQAKEILHAHRIEKLLVVDRRGKLSGMITVKDIMKQIEYPNACKDAQGRLRVGAAIGASGDYLERADALVRVGVDVLAIDTAHGHAKGVLDAVVRLRERYPDVQLVAGNVSTGAATAALCERGVDAVKVGQGPGSICTTRVVTGAGMPQITAITECARVAARFGVPIIADGGIRYSGDIAKAIAAGAHSVMIGSLLAGTEESPGETILYEGRSYKSYRGMGSIGAMQQGSGDRYFQGGTGRKLVAEGIEGRVPYKGPLSDTIFQLVGGLRSGMGYVGAKDIESMRRDARFIRISMAGLIESHPHDVTITKEAPNYERR, from the coding sequence GTGACAATTGACTGGGACGACAAGTACGCCCGCGAGGGGCTGACGTTCGACGATGTACTCCTGATCCCCGCCGAATCGCATGTTTTGCCGGGCGATGTCGATGTAACCACGCAACTGACCCGCTCCATCCGCATCAACATTCCCATCACCAGCGCCGCCATGGACACTGTTACAGAACATCGCCTGGCGATTGCACTGGCGCGCGAAGGAGGCGTTGGGTTTATTCACAAGAATATGTCCATCGAGGCGCAGGCGGAAATGGTGCGCAAGGTGAAACGCTCCGAGAGCGGCATGATCACCGACCCGATCACCATGGGACCGGACAAAACCGTTGGCGATGCGCTCGATCTGATGGCGGAGTATCGCATCTCCGGCATTCCGATCACGACGCCGGACGGCGACCTGATCGGCATCGTCACCAACCGCGATCTGCGCTTCGAGACGGATCGCAGTCGCCCGATCCGCGACCTGATGACCACCCGCAATCTCATCACTGTGCCGGAAGGCACGACACTCGAGCAGGCGAAAGAGATTTTGCACGCCCATCGGATCGAAAAACTGCTGGTGGTCGACCGCCGTGGCAAACTGTCGGGCATGATCACCGTCAAAGACATTATGAAGCAGATCGAGTATCCAAACGCCTGCAAAGACGCGCAGGGACGATTGCGGGTCGGCGCAGCGATCGGGGCGTCTGGCGATTATCTGGAGCGCGCCGATGCGCTGGTGCGGGTTGGCGTGGATGTGCTGGCAATCGACACGGCGCACGGTCACGCGAAAGGGGTGCTCGATGCGGTGGTACGGCTGCGTGAACGTTACCCGGACGTGCAACTGGTTGCCGGAAATGTGTCGACCGGCGCAGCAACTGCGGCGCTGTGCGAGCGCGGCGTCGATGCAGTGAAAGTCGGGCAGGGACCGGGCAGCATCTGCACGACGCGGGTGGTGACCGGCGCAGGGATGCCGCAGATTACGGCGATCACCGAGTGCGCGCGGGTAGCAGCGCGGTTCGGCGTTCCGATCATTGCCGATGGCGGCATTCGCTACAGCGGCGACATCGCCAAGGCAATCGCAGCCGGGGCGCATTCCGTGATGATCGGTTCGCTCCTCGCCGGCACCGAGGAGAGTCCCGGTGAGACGATCCTGTACGAAGGACGCAGTTACAAGAGTTATCGCGGCATGGGTTCGATCGGGGCGATGCAGCAGGGCAGTGGCGACCGCTACTTCCAGGGTGGCACAGGGCGCAAACTTGTGGCGGAAGGGATCGAAGGGCGGGTGCCGTATAAAGGTCCGCTGAGCGATACGATCTTTCAACTGGTTGGCGGCTTGCGCTCTGGCATGGGGTACGTCGGCGCGAAAGATATCGAATCGATGCGGCGCGATGCGCGTTTCATCCGCATTTCGATGGCAGGCTTGATCGAGAGCCATCCCCACGATGTGACGATCACCAAAGAAGCGCCCAACTATGAGCGGCGGTGA